A window of Gallaecimonas kandeliae genomic DNA:
CGGCAAGGCTTCATTCAGGGTTATGCGGCCATCATCAACCCACGTTACCTGGGCTCGGCGCTGCTGGTCTTCGTGGAGGTGACATTGGAGCGCACCAGTTCCGAGGTGTTCGACCAATTCAACCTGGCGGTGCAGAAGCTCGACATCATCCAGGAGTGCCACCTGGTTTCTGGTGATTTCGACTACCTCCTCAAGACCCGGGTAGCAGATATGTCTGCCTACCGCGAATTATTGGGGGAAACCCTGCTGCGGTTGCCGGGGGTCAAGGAGACCCGAACCTACGTGGTGATGGAAGAAGTAAAGAGTGTATCCAAGGTACTGATCAATGGGTGAGGCTGGTATCATCGCCAAGATAAG
This region includes:
- the lrp gene encoding leucine-responsive transcriptional regulator Lrp — translated: MLSSAKKGVKELDRIDRNILKELQNDGRLSNVELSRRVGLSPTPCLERVKRLERQGFIQGYAAIINPRYLGSALLVFVEVTLERTSSEVFDQFNLAVQKLDIIQECHLVSGDFDYLLKTRVADMSAYRELLGETLLRLPGVKETRTYVVMEEVKSVSKVLING